In Solanum stenotomum isolate F172 chromosome 6, ASM1918654v1, whole genome shotgun sequence, one DNA window encodes the following:
- the LOC125868018 gene encoding glycerophosphocholine acyltransferase 1-like: protein MEEYYNGGSFGKVKERFKDRSKKTKERTKQMLSKQAVKIAQRAEEHEPFINKVTHLLGVLGFGAFCFILGASQYLLYSFLSYIYPTNFISNIRQGHRIFDMFIVSSILLLFLFDGSTTDSRNGITIFS from the exons ATGGAGGAATATTACAATGGAGGTTCATTTGGGAAAGTGAAAGAGCGCTTCAAAGATCGATCCAAG AAAACGAAGGAGAGAACGAAGCAGATGTTGTCCAAACAAGCCGTTAAGATCGCTCAACGTGCGGAGGAACATGAACCATTTATTAACAAG GTGACTCATCTCTTGGGAGTTCTTGGCTTTGGAGCATTTTGCTTTATTTTGGGTGCAAGTCAGTATTTGCTTTATTCATTCTTGTCTTATATATATCCAACTAATTTTATATCCAATATTCGTCAGGGCCACAGGATATTCGATATGTTTATTGTTTCTTCTATCTTACTTTTGTTCCTCTTCGATGGATCTACTACAGATTCAAGAAATGGCATTACTATCTTCTCGTAA